Proteins encoded within one genomic window of Lysinibacillus louembei:
- a CDS encoding spore germination protein: MTNIVNELTNKFSNHHDFFIEEELIDNTIVYVIGFTTLVDVTKSKLYIQQIAASSISIKAFFTNISNELNVPDEQLIKAILTGSIIILSKDATRNAVVEAFPQKLGSDISESKNESPVQASIDAFGNHLDINVGMIRKRLNTERLCLDSYEVGQLNKRKIYMLYVKGRASPELINKVEQQLTTVQRDIETLDDLNNQFGHRRWSPVSHFSATELPIQAVDALKNNRIVFFLDQFPFALIYPNLVGDMVSSANDRNLTFALTVMLRALRIIGILATLLLPALYVALVSVNPELFKTDLALFVIQSREGVPLSAFLETIVMVILVDLILEGVVRLPKSVGPAVTMVGGIILGQSMVEAELVSNLLIITITAVVIASSAVVGMQNSLYLRLLKYPILLLASVFGILGICTGFVLTIIYLASLTSNEIPYLTFRLGQKGDET, from the coding sequence ATGACAAATATAGTGAATGAACTCACAAATAAATTTTCCAATCATCACGATTTTTTTATAGAGGAAGAGCTGATTGATAATACGATTGTTTATGTAATTGGTTTTACTACGCTTGTAGATGTAACGAAATCAAAATTATATATTCAACAAATAGCTGCTTCATCTATTTCAATAAAAGCATTTTTTACTAATATTAGCAATGAATTAAATGTCCCTGATGAACAGCTGATAAAAGCAATATTGACAGGCTCTATCATCATCCTTTCTAAAGATGCCACGAGAAATGCGGTTGTTGAAGCTTTTCCTCAAAAGCTCGGAAGCGATATTAGTGAGTCAAAAAACGAAAGCCCTGTGCAAGCTTCAATCGACGCCTTTGGCAATCATCTCGATATAAATGTTGGTATGATTCGCAAAAGGCTTAACACAGAGCGTCTCTGCCTTGACTCTTATGAAGTAGGTCAATTAAATAAGCGTAAAATTTATATGCTTTATGTTAAAGGCCGTGCATCTCCTGAGCTAATTAACAAGGTGGAGCAGCAGCTAACAACGGTTCAGCGCGATATTGAGACATTGGACGATTTAAATAACCAATTCGGTCATCGTAGATGGAGTCCTGTCAGCCACTTTTCTGCAACAGAGCTTCCAATACAAGCTGTTGATGCTTTAAAAAACAACCGCATTGTATTTTTTTTAGATCAATTTCCTTTTGCACTTATCTATCCAAATCTTGTTGGAGACATGGTCAGTAGTGCAAATGATCGCAATCTTACTTTTGCGCTAACTGTTATGCTACGCGCTTTACGGATTATCGGCATTTTAGCAACTTTGCTTCTTCCTGCATTGTATGTTGCTTTAGTATCAGTAAATCCTGAGCTGTTTAAAACAGATTTGGCACTGTTTGTTATTCAAAGTAGAGAGGGAGTTCCTCTTTCAGCCTTTCTCGAAACAATTGTAATGGTCATATTGGTGGATTTAATATTGGAGGGTGTTGTCAGGTTACCTAAAAGCGTAGGACCTGCTGTGACAATGGTAGGTGGGATTATTTTAGGACAATCCATGGTAGAGGCAGAATTAGTCAGCAATTTATTAATTATTACAATTACGGCTGTTGTCATCGCAAGCTCTGCAGTTGTTGGTATGCAAAATTCCTTATACTTACGGTTACTGAAATACCCTATTTTATTGTTGGCATCTGTTTTTGGTATTTTAGGCATATGTACAGGCTTCGTGCTTACTATTATCTATTTAGCAAGCTTAACCTCCAATGAAATTCCTTATCTCACATTTCGTCTAGGACAAAAAGGTGATGAAACATGA
- a CDS encoding GerAB/ArcD/ProY family transporter yields the protein MTKQLQIVAVFIIVSLSYGYLLYPSIIYSLTDTTHWLVVLSQGFIQLILVWLYIKGLKRFPQHTLLDIYSKMGKWMTLLFLFPFALNLIALITFSVRMHTETILSIFLPRTPYWSILLLLLFISAYTAIKGFDTILRSAIFIVLLILFIILLNTFSSFVNYDVYNIASDKHVSIAFLLNPKFLTLIGFSSFLFLGFITNDKPLTFPPFMIASIGVIVILLSFIYIPLLIFGHETVVTMPHPLLEATDSINIGWFVFNRQTMFLGITLIGFVILASAVMLWMIGQIMQSLLPKSKRKNSFWIIIFTTFSLIAALLLPNQAVAEKYFLWGVGIQAFFMAIIPLTIFIYGFASKRGGVKHEN from the coding sequence ATGACAAAGCAACTCCAAATTGTAGCGGTTTTCATCATTGTTTCTTTAAGCTATGGCTACTTGCTCTATCCAAGTATTATTTATTCGTTAACCGACACGACTCATTGGCTTGTCGTGTTAAGTCAAGGCTTTATCCAATTAATTTTAGTATGGCTATACATTAAAGGGTTGAAGCGCTTTCCTCAGCATACATTGCTGGATATTTATTCAAAGATGGGCAAATGGATGACGCTGTTATTTCTCTTCCCCTTTGCGCTCAATCTTATAGCCCTTATCACATTTAGTGTACGCATGCACACAGAAACCATTTTATCAATTTTTTTACCTCGAACGCCTTATTGGTCGATTTTACTATTGCTGCTATTCATCTCAGCTTATACAGCCATAAAAGGCTTTGACACGATTTTACGCTCTGCCATTTTTATTGTATTACTTATTCTATTCATTATTTTGTTGAACACCTTTTCATCATTTGTCAATTATGATGTATATAACATTGCATCAGATAAACATGTTTCTATCGCTTTTTTATTGAATCCAAAATTTCTGACTCTTATCGGCTTCTCCTCCTTTTTATTTTTAGGGTTTATTACGAATGACAAGCCTTTAACATTTCCACCATTTATGATAGCGAGCATTGGTGTCATAGTCATTTTATTATCTTTTATTTATATCCCGCTTCTTATATTTGGGCATGAAACGGTTGTCACAATGCCCCATCCTTTATTGGAAGCAACGGATTCCATCAACATTGGATGGTTTGTGTTCAATCGCCAAACGATGTTTTTAGGTATTACATTAATCGGCTTCGTCATACTAGCAAGTGCCGTCATGCTATGGATGATTGGGCAAATTATGCAAAGCCTTCTTCCAAAGTCGAAAAGGAAAAATTCTTTTTGGATTATAATCTTTACCACGTTTTCACTAATTGCAGCATTGCTATTACCAAATCAAGCTGTAGCTGAAAAATACTTTCTATGGGGTGTAGGTATACAAGCTTTCTTTATGGCCATTATTCCGCTAACTATTTTTATTTACGGATTCGCATCAAAAAGAGGTGGTGTAAAGCATGAAAATTAA
- a CDS encoding Ger(x)C family spore germination protein encodes MKIKRLCLLLIPVLLLAGCWDIKDINKRFFPLIVAISKENDEAYTITLQMPIPQNVNEASRTVTVKANSIGSALEQVQLDAEDVIDYSQTQLIFIQSNLAKEQQAMQKLIHFVMNAKEIPSRALLAITDENVEDLLKDINQKLGIQTSSIYDYFNKGYDWAPEIFSIPIWKAYQSLFFHTQDLAIPVASAGKDTVLTFEGLDVFRKGEKMERISTAESLLLNMVQNKNEGGTVESLESADIHIINSSVKKHATMKNKRPVLSVDLHLTMRILEKKQDISDKHIQQQLQQRLEQRFHTLLQRLQEAHTDIFGFGQQFRQFIPYKELKNWRTTYYPNLQVDFNVSTTITQ; translated from the coding sequence ATGAAAATTAAAAGGTTATGTCTGCTGTTGATACCAGTTCTTTTACTTGCTGGCTGTTGGGATATTAAAGATATTAATAAACGCTTCTTCCCTTTAATCGTCGCCATTTCAAAAGAAAATGATGAAGCCTATACAATTACATTGCAGATGCCTATTCCCCAAAATGTCAATGAGGCTTCAAGAACTGTCACTGTCAAGGCAAATAGCATTGGAAGTGCACTGGAGCAAGTTCAGCTCGATGCAGAGGATGTCATCGATTACTCACAAACACAGCTCATTTTTATTCAAAGTAATTTAGCAAAGGAACAGCAGGCGATGCAAAAATTAATCCATTTTGTCATGAACGCCAAGGAGATTCCTTCAAGGGCATTATTGGCCATTACAGATGAGAACGTTGAGGATTTATTAAAAGACATTAACCAAAAATTAGGCATTCAAACATCCTCTATCTATGATTATTTCAATAAAGGCTATGACTGGGCTCCAGAAATTTTTAGCATACCTATTTGGAAAGCATATCAAAGCCTCTTTTTCCATACACAAGACCTTGCGATTCCAGTTGCTAGTGCCGGAAAGGACACGGTGCTCACATTTGAGGGCTTAGATGTTTTTCGTAAGGGCGAGAAGATGGAAAGAATTAGTACAGCAGAAAGCCTGTTGCTCAATATGGTACAAAATAAAAACGAGGGTGGTACGGTAGAAAGTCTTGAGTCTGCTGATATTCATATTATCAATAGCTCTGTAAAGAAGCATGCAACAATGAAAAATAAGCGCCCTGTTCTATCAGTGGACTTACATTTAACAATGCGTATTTTAGAAAAAAAGCAAGATATTTCAGATAAACATATTCAACAACAGCTGCAACAGCGTCTCGAACAAAGATTCCACACGCTGTTGCAGCGATTACAAGAGGCGCATACAGACATTTTTGGCTTCGGTCAACAATTTCGACAGTTCATTCCTTACAAGGAATTAAAAAATTGGCGAACGACTTATTATCCTAATTTACAAGTTGATTTCAATGTTTCAACTACTATAACACAGTAA
- a CDS encoding methyl-accepting chemotaxis protein: MSVGKKLNASFIIFILLLAISVGSNYMNLNKIEQRTTEAMDSRLEQMLSIKEIRFGVAVQEVYIRAMIENPSQENKATLLQFVDKLKSDIATLKTYLAAEQMKEWWEQLDASNQEFNTVLPRFIEAVEKNDREQAMVLLNTAISKTNLATFAVTTEMENYQMGQMDEIKDATVSAITMAHIISLVVLAISVMIGIGLMIYIRRTITNPLHSIMDSATVISEGNLSGADIAIASKDELGQLGNIFNIMKNNLRSLIANVQSNAEQLSASAQQLSASGEEMTSTTEEVTRQVTDTAETTQVSTRAANESALAMGETAQGVQRIAEASQTLHSSSLNASGVATNGTQIVEHASQQMQVISATTSTVNELVQKLAKQTEEIESITQVITAITEQTNLLALNAAIEAARAGEAGKGFAVVADEVRKLAEESKTSANHIVELTMEIKQDTGDVERAVASSLASVKDGVEVITKAGESFQAIVGAVSDMTYQIQDISATAEQLSASTEQVAASVTEIASGAERTSSNIDMVAAAMEEQAATMNEVSHVAITLSENAQELQAEIQKFKV, encoded by the coding sequence ATGAGCGTAGGGAAAAAATTGAATGCTTCTTTTATTATTTTTATTCTATTGCTAGCGATTTCTGTTGGCAGTAACTATATGAATTTAAATAAGATTGAGCAGCGAACAACAGAAGCAATGGATTCACGTTTAGAGCAAATGCTTTCTATTAAAGAAATTCGTTTTGGGGTGGCGGTACAGGAGGTTTACATTCGCGCGATGATTGAAAATCCATCGCAAGAAAATAAAGCAACGCTTTTACAGTTTGTTGATAAACTAAAGTCTGATATTGCTACTTTAAAGACTTATTTAGCAGCAGAGCAAATGAAGGAATGGTGGGAGCAGCTTGATGCTTCTAATCAAGAGTTTAATACCGTTTTACCTAGGTTTATAGAAGCGGTTGAAAAGAATGATAGAGAACAAGCGATGGTGCTGCTTAATACAGCGATTTCAAAGACAAATTTAGCGACATTCGCTGTGACAACGGAAATGGAAAACTATCAAATGGGGCAGATGGATGAAATTAAAGATGCTACAGTCTCAGCGATTACAATGGCTCACATTATTTCGCTTGTTGTTTTAGCAATTAGTGTCATGATTGGTATCGGGCTAATGATTTACATACGTCGAACAATTACCAATCCATTACATAGCATTATGGATAGTGCGACGGTTATTAGTGAAGGAAATCTTTCTGGAGCAGATATAGCGATTGCTTCCAAGGATGAGCTAGGACAACTTGGCAATATTTTTAATATTATGAAAAACAATTTACGTAGCTTAATTGCCAATGTTCAATCGAATGCAGAGCAACTGAGTGCTTCCGCTCAGCAGCTTTCAGCAAGTGGTGAGGAAATGACTTCTACAACAGAGGAAGTCACGAGACAAGTAACTGATACAGCAGAAACGACACAGGTGTCAACACGTGCAGCCAATGAAAGTGCATTAGCGATGGGAGAAACAGCACAGGGTGTTCAACGGATTGCAGAGGCTTCTCAAACACTGCATTCGTCTTCACTTAATGCAAGCGGTGTAGCGACTAACGGTACGCAAATTGTTGAACATGCTAGTCAGCAAATGCAAGTGATTAGTGCAACAACCTCGACAGTGAATGAGCTAGTACAGAAGCTAGCTAAACAAACAGAGGAAATTGAAAGTATTACACAGGTCATTACAGCTATTACAGAACAAACGAATTTGCTCGCACTAAATGCGGCAATTGAAGCAGCACGTGCTGGAGAGGCGGGAAAAGGCTTTGCCGTAGTTGCTGATGAAGTACGTAAATTAGCAGAGGAATCGAAGACATCTGCCAATCATATAGTCGAGCTAACAATGGAGATTAAACAGGATACAGGAGATGTTGAACGAGCGGTAGCAAGCTCACTTGCTTCTGTAAAAGATGGTGTAGAGGTCATTACAAAAGCTGGTGAATCGTTCCAAGCAATTGTAGGGGCAGTAAGTGATATGACTTATCAAATTCAGGACATATCCGCAACAGCCGAGCAATTATCTGCAAGCACAGAGCAAGTTGCTGCTTCTGTAACGGAAATTGCCTCTGGTGCTGAAAGAACGTCTAGCAATATTGATATGGTAGCTGCGGCAATGGAGGAACAGGCAGCTACAATGAATGAAGTATCACATGTAGCCATCACTTTAAGTGAAAATGCGCAAGAACTGCAAGCGGAAATCCAAAAATTTAAAGTGTAG
- a CDS encoding winged helix-turn-helix domain-containing protein, giving the protein MIQLTNKQARQFLLLKHGLLGEYKFNGKEGIMDFAKQVSCIQYDPIDVCGKNAELVLQSRIKGFTKELLAELLYKDRRLVDYPDKNLAIIVVEDWPYFERYRQAARQHGERYPEMEALTAQVRTHIEQHGAISSDDLKLAGNFSWQSVIHWSGGNNVSRSVLEQMYSTGELIIHHKKGTRKYYDSATKYIQSSLLDAPEPLENELAHYKWRVLRRIGAVGLLWNRASDAWLNIRGLKATQRNEVFQQLLQEGRILAVTVEQTKDLLYCLAEDLPLIESILQKPALKPRCELIAPLDNLMWDRKLINALFGFDYTWEIYTPASKRKFSYYVLPLLYGERFIGRAEIVVERKTKTLAVKNIWYEDDIKPTQAMQKVLNHCLQRFAAFNGCETISN; this is encoded by the coding sequence ATGATTCAATTAACGAACAAGCAAGCACGTCAATTTTTACTATTGAAGCATGGGCTGTTAGGTGAATATAAATTTAATGGAAAGGAAGGAATTATGGATTTTGCCAAACAAGTCAGCTGTATTCAATACGACCCGATCGATGTCTGCGGAAAAAATGCCGAATTAGTGCTACAATCGCGCATTAAAGGGTTTACGAAGGAACTGCTTGCTGAATTGCTGTATAAGGATCGACGCCTTGTCGATTATCCCGATAAAAATTTAGCGATTATTGTTGTGGAGGATTGGCCTTATTTTGAGCGTTACAGACAAGCAGCACGTCAACATGGTGAGCGCTATCCTGAAATGGAGGCATTGACAGCACAAGTACGCACGCATATCGAACAGCATGGGGCTATCAGCTCAGATGATTTAAAATTGGCTGGCAATTTCTCATGGCAATCGGTCATTCACTGGAGCGGTGGTAACAATGTATCACGCTCTGTGCTAGAGCAGATGTATTCAACTGGCGAATTGATTATTCATCATAAAAAAGGAACACGGAAATATTACGATAGCGCCACAAAGTACATACAGTCAAGCTTGCTGGATGCACCAGAGCCTTTGGAAAACGAGCTTGCACATTATAAATGGCGGGTACTGCGTCGAATCGGAGCTGTTGGACTTTTATGGAATCGTGCATCTGATGCATGGCTAAACATACGTGGATTAAAGGCAACACAGCGCAATGAGGTTTTCCAGCAGCTATTACAAGAGGGACGTATTTTAGCTGTTACTGTAGAGCAAACGAAGGATTTGTTATACTGTCTTGCGGAGGATTTACCACTTATTGAAAGCATTTTGCAGAAGCCAGCCTTAAAGCCACGCTGTGAGCTAATTGCTCCATTGGATAATTTGATGTGGGATAGAAAGCTTATTAATGCATTATTTGGCTTCGATTATACGTGGGAAATCTACACACCAGCAAGCAAACGAAAATTTAGCTACTACGTATTGCCTCTATTGTATGGGGAACGCTTTATCGGACGTGCCGAGATTGTTGTGGAACGTAAAACCAAAACGCTTGCCGTTAAAAATATTTGGTATGAGGATGACATAAAGCCAACACAGGCCATGCAAAAAGTCTTGAATCATTGCCTTCAAAGGTTTGCAGCATTCAACGGCTGTGAAACGATTTCAAATTAA
- a CDS encoding GNAT family N-acetyltransferase, with the protein MVTLRHVEMADLEQLIGIENEGFSSEEAATKEAFIERIQLIADTFIVAESDGKIAGYINGPVISQPYITDDLFKKIVKNPPKGGYQSVLGVAVTRHARNQGIASMLIKKMEELNEQNGRQGITLTCKQELIAFYEKLGFVNEGLSESSHAGIDWYNMVKTKKSY; encoded by the coding sequence ATGGTTACATTAAGACATGTAGAAATGGCAGATTTAGAGCAGCTAATAGGAATTGAAAATGAGGGCTTCTCTAGCGAGGAAGCAGCTACAAAAGAGGCATTTATCGAGAGAATTCAGCTTATTGCGGATACTTTTATTGTGGCAGAAAGCGATGGGAAAATAGCGGGCTATATTAATGGTCCTGTCATTTCACAGCCTTACATTACAGATGATTTGTTTAAGAAAATTGTCAAAAATCCACCAAAGGGTGGCTATCAAAGTGTATTAGGGGTAGCCGTAACAAGGCACGCAAGAAATCAAGGCATTGCAAGCATGTTAATTAAAAAAATGGAAGAGCTGAATGAGCAAAATGGGCGTCAAGGTATTACGCTAACATGTAAACAGGAGTTAATTGCTTTTTATGAAAAGCTCGGCTTTGTCAACGAGGGGCTATCTGAATCTTCACACGCTGGAATAGATTGGTATAACATGGTTAAAACAAAAAAGAGCTATTAA